Within the Dechloromonas denitrificans genome, the region TCTGACAAACCAGACAAACTTCAGGACGGGCTTGACGCTACCGTTCCACGTTATTTCAACGGCATTCCCAAGGGAGGGTGGCGCGTCCGAACTCTCGTTCCCGGCACGTTGATCAGACGGCCGTAAAGCCGCCGTCAATGATCAGATGGGTTCCGGTGACGAAGCTGGATTCATCGGATGCCAGGTAGAGGATGCCGTTGGCAATGTCGATCGGTTTGCCGATCCGGCCGATCGGATGGAGGGCGGTGAAAGCCTCAATCGCCTGCTCTTCCGATGCGCCGGTGGCCAACATGGCCATTTCCCTGCCGGCCTTGGTATCGACCAAGCCCGGGTGAATCGAGTTAACGCGAATCTGATAGCCCTTTTGCCCGGAATACACCGCGGCGGATTTGGATAGCATGTGGATGCCTGCCTTGGCGGCGCAATATGCCGCCAGGTTGGGCGCGCCGGAGAAGGCGGCCACGGAGCTGACATTGACAATGCTGCCGCCGCCGGTTGTCTTCATCCACTTGATGGCGAGTTGTGTGCCAAGAAAGGTGGCATCAAGGTTGATCGACATGATCCGCCGCCATTCTGCGAAGGTGACGGTCTCGATGTCGTTGTAGGTTCCCCCGCCGGCATTGTTGACCAGAATATCCAGCTTGCTCGCCCGGCCCTTGATGGTGGCAAAGACCTCATCCCAGGCCTCGGGAGAACTCACGTCGTGATGCAGATATTCGGCCTTGCCGCCCGCTGCGGCGATCTCCGCAACGACCTCCCGGCCGCCGCCATCGTCGATGTCCGTCAGCCAGACGGTAGCTCCTTCGGCAGCCAGGAGCTTTGCCGTTTCGCGCCCCAAGCCATTGGCGGCACCGGTAATCAGGATGGTCTTGCCAGCAACTCTGTTCATCTAACTTCTCCTCTGTTTTGGTTTTAAGGATGGGCCTTCAGAACGATCAATCCGCTCCGGGTTGGCCTGTGCTCGCCCCAAGATTGTGACTTACCGAAAAGTATATAGAACAATCGTTCTTTTTCAAATCCATCAGAAATATTTTTTGCTTAATTTTAAATAACAATTTAAAACAATGACTTAGAAAGCAATTTGTTTTCTTGCAAAATATTTACGCTTTGGTGTTGACAAGAAAGTTTTGTCAAATAGAATGCGAAACAGAACGACTGTTCTAGTCGGAATTAGGCAGTCAAGGTTTGTGCTCGAGGCTGGATGTCAGGCCGGGGCGAAAACAATTTTTGTATGAAAGTGAAATATGGGAACCGTCAAAGAAAGTGCCGTCGATCTGGAAAAGGAAAAGCCGGGGCGCCGAGAGGAGCTTTTGCAGGCTGCCTTGGATCTCTTTTCCGAGAATGGCTTCGAGGGAACCTCGATTCGGGATATCGCCAAAACGCTGGGGGTGAGCGTCTCGGTGGTCTATCACTACTTCCAGAACAAGGAGGGCCTCTGGTCGGAGATTCTTGAATACTCGATCAAGGCTCTGCCGGGCAAACTCGAAGCCGCCCTGGCTGGCGGCGGTCACGCCCTGGAACGATTTCGTCGCCTGTTGCGGGCCCACCTTGTGGCTTCGGCCGATTACCACAAGGAATCAAAAATGTTCCTGATCAGCCACGATCGCATGTCGGTGGATGGCGACAAGGCCAGCAAGGAAATCCAGAAACGGATTCTCGGCATTTACGTACGCATCCTCGATGAACTGAAGCAGGAAGGGTGGGTGAAGACCGGCAGCACCAAGATTCTGGCCTTCAACATCCTCGGCGTCGTGAATTGGCAACTCCGCTGGTATCGCCCGGATGGCCCGCTTGATAGCGAACAAATCTATGACGAAATGATCACCTTCATCCTCTACGGGGCAGTAGGAGTGCCGCCAGGACGCAGTTGAACGAGTTGAACCCGAAAAAAATCATAAAGGAGACAATGTGTATGGGCTTTACAGTCGATATCGATACAGGCGGCACTTTTACCGATGGCTTCATCACCCGGGGTGATCAATTCCGGACGGTCAAAACCCCCACCACGCCACACGATCTGACCGTTTGTTTCATGGAATGCATCAAGGAATCCGCCAAGGCCTTCGCAGTGCCTTTGGGCGACTTTCTTTATGACACGGATATCATCCGGTTTTCCAACACCATCGGTACCAACTCGATCATCCAGCGCGATGGTCCAAAGATCGGCCTGATTGTCACGGCCGGTTTTGAAGGGCTGTGCCCGACCCATGCCGGCGATGGCAAGCGGCCCGTGGTCGAGGCCAGCATGGTGGCGGCGGTCAACGAGGAAACCAGCGAAGCGGGTGTCGTTCATCGGGTTCCGGAACGAGACCAGGTCCTCGCCGCCGCGCAGTCGCTGATTGACCGGGGGGCCCGCTGCCTGGTCATCGCGCTCAATCACGCCGACGTCAATTCGGAGAACGAGCGCGTGGTCCGGGAAAGCATCAAGCGGGAATATCCCCGCGACTATCTCGGTTCGGTGCCGGTATTCCTCAGCAGCGATATCGTCCAGCGCCCCGGCTATCAGGAGCGCATCAATACCGCATCGCTCAATGCCTACATTCACGGCAAGCTGACCCGCCTGCTCTACAAGGCGGGAGAAGATCTGCGGCGGCAGCAGTATCGCGGTCACCTGTTCATCGGTCACAACAACGGTGCGGTTGCCCGTGTGGCGAAAACCCGGGCGATCAATACCTACAACTCCGGGCCGGCCGCCGGCTTGCTGGGCGCCAAGGAAATCGGGGCGCTTTACGGGGCGCGCTGCGTCATGTCGGGCGACATGGGGGGCACCTCCTTCGATATCGGCTTCGTGGTGGATGGCGAACCGAGCTATGCGCTGCGTC harbors:
- a CDS encoding SDR family NAD(P)-dependent oxidoreductase, whose amino-acid sequence is MNRVAGKTILITGAANGLGRETAKLLAAEGATVWLTDIDDGGGREVVAEIAAAGGKAEYLHHDVSSPEAWDEVFATIKGRASKLDILVNNAGGGTYNDIETVTFAEWRRIMSINLDATFLGTQLAIKWMKTTGGGSIVNVSSVAAFSGAPNLAAYCAAKAGIHMLSKSAAVYSGQKGYQIRVNSIHPGLVDTKAGREMAMLATGASEEQAIEAFTALHPIGRIGKPIDIANGILYLASDESSFVTGTHLIIDGGFTAV
- a CDS encoding TetR/AcrR family transcriptional regulator, coding for MGTVKESAVDLEKEKPGRREELLQAALDLFSENGFEGTSIRDIAKTLGVSVSVVYHYFQNKEGLWSEILEYSIKALPGKLEAALAGGGHALERFRRLLRAHLVASADYHKESKMFLISHDRMSVDGDKASKEIQKRILGIYVRILDELKQEGWVKTGSTKILAFNILGVVNWQLRWYRPDGPLDSEQIYDEMITFILYGAVGVPPGRS